TTGGGCAGCATGCAACAGGCCTCCCAGTACCCCAATGTGTCCACACGCTGCTGCCAGGTGGATCGGTGTGCGTCCTTTACAGTCTTGTGCCACAAAGTTTGCGCTGTGTTGAAGCAAAGCCTCGACACATTCCTCGTGACCAGTCACAGCCTGCAGCCAGAAAACAATAGATTTGGTTTTCCCCACCATAAATCATAaacatctctttctctccagtGAAAAGCAATAGAACAGAGTGGAATCTGTATAAAATGAACAGTGGTGActtgaataaaaaaataaaagaaatatcaTCTTTCTCATCAGTCTACCCTGAAAACAGAACTTCTAGGTTTTGTTGCAGTCATCTTTGACATGTTTCTACAACCACCTGTGGCAAATTTAAATGAGTGGACCATTAGGTAAAAACCACAGCATGAGGACAAAAGAGTGGCCACACATAAGCCTCTCCTGAGTAAAACACAGGTAAGAGCCCAACATCAGCTTGTAAAAATCACCTGAAGACTCTTAAACTGTGAGAAACACACTGGTGCAATATAACCAAGAATATAACAGTCAATTGAGAAAACCAGGTGCCACTCATCACCTCTACAATAAAGCATCACACTGTAGGGGTGTTTTTTTAGTGGTTAGGACATGGAGACTTTTTGGGAGAGACCAAGATTGACTTAAGAATACTTAAGTCAATGCAATATTTTAATAGTTTCTGTAATAAATCTGTAAATTTATTTTAGCATAATGCTTCCACATAACAAAAACTGACAAAAGGTCCTTGACTGCACTGCATACAGTGTTTAagtatataattatatataactTCTTACTCCTCTATGTAGAGCTGTCCTGCCCCACTTATCTTTGGCTTCTACACTGGCTCCCTTATTTAGCAGAGAATACACACAATCGGAGTGTCCACTCAGGACTGACAGCATCAGGGGAGTTCTAAAAGACAACAGAAAAAAGGTCAGAACATCACTAaattaaaacactaaaacatCAATAAAATGACTTACTGTCCATTGCCGTCTTGGACATCTACAGCACTCTGAAGATCAGCGTTTCCAATCAGCAAACGCAAACATTCTGAATGACCATTAGTAGcttaagagaaaataaaatgagttGAGATTAGCTACTGTGATAGCACATTATAACAAAACCCACACAATgcgagaactccactgacagcaAGCCTTTACCTGCAGCGTGGATGGGAGTGCGCTTCAAGTTAAAGTCTTTAACCAGGATAGAAGCGCCCTGGTTGATTAATACATCCACACACTCTACGTGTCCTTTAAAGGCAGCCAGATCCAGGGGCGTGCATCCCTGACTGTTTCTCACATCCAGGTCCAGCAGAGACTGCACCAGGACCTCCATCGCATGGTGATGTCCATGGTACGCCTGGAAGATGAAAAAAGGTGTTGGAAAATGTGTGGCGACACCACGATAAAAGAGGACAATATATTATGGATAGTAAACTCACGGCAAGGTGCAGGGGGCTGACAGGAGCTCTGACATCAGAATCATTCAAAATATCTGTCCCTGAGGTTTCCATCAGCTTAGAAAATCAGACACATCTGTTAGAACTTTGCCTACAAGTGCTTGTATTTGTAAGAAGTCAGTTTTGCATTTAACCCACCACATCTAGGGGTGTTTCACTGGCAATCTGtaaaaaagtaataaataaaaagggTCGGGGTGGCGGGAGAAATGgcacaaatgtgtgaaatcacTCCAACACAGAAatattgaaatgaaagaaaccaGAAGGTAATCTTCACCAGCTCCAGGCAGAGTCGGTGTCCGTATGCTGAGGCATAGTGCACAGCATTGTAGCCCTGATTGTCCCGGATCCCTGGATTTGCATCGTTTCGCAGTAAATATTCCAGGCACCTGCCACAACAAAAAGCTGTTGTGAGGGAAACGGCCCGCGCCTGCGTAACCTGTCTCTAATGCAGTCGCCACCCCTCTTTGATGACCGAGTTATTGTGGAATACATACTTTCCGTCTGTGTCAGAGGCAGCTGCGTAGTGGAGTGGAGAGCAGCCCCGCTCGTCTAAGTCGTTGACGCTGGCTCCAGAGCCCACCAGAGCGAACAGACACTGGTAGTTGCAGTTGGCAGCAGCGTAGTGCAGAGGAGTCCTGGAAACACAAACGGAGCTCGGGTCATATTTGATCAAGAATAAAAGGATCAAATTCTTGATCCGGACTGTTTAATGACAGTACAAACCTGCCAAAGCTGTCTTTTCTATTAAAGTCTGCTCCGGTGTTCAGGAGTAGATTGAGACATTCCAGGTTCCTGAAGGTGAGAGAATAAATCCTTTCATCATGCACGGCAGAGAGAAAACCTCCGAATCACAACAGAAAACCCCCCAGTCAGTCAGCAATCATCACTCTAATGCTGACTGATCACTTTTCCCAATAAAACAACAGTTACTGTAGATCGCAGCTGAGCTTtagcaaataaaataatacatcaaTCTGGTCCTGATTACAGTCAGGACCAGTGTTAACACCGACACATAATACTGTTCTCaccctccagcagctgcagcatgtAAACAGGTCCTTCCAAAGTCATCAGGAGTGTCAATATCAAATCCTGCATACAGTAAAAACACTCGTTATGGAAGTGTTGTTTCCCCATACACATCCATAGGTAGTTTTCTGCCAGTGGGTAGTATTCACCTGAAGACAGAAGCTTCCGGCAGCAGTCAGAGAAACCGCTGAGAGCAGCCAAATGCAGTGGAAACATACCGTGAACACCTCGTCTGAAATAGACACATCACTAAAGTCAGTAAATTATGTTTCGAATaatagaataaaacagaaatgtctTGCTTACTTAGCTGTGTCAGCGCCATTGGTAATGAGGGTGTTGATTAGGAGCTCGTGACCATATCGAGCTGCAATGTGCAGCGGAGTATTTCCATTCTTATCTTCACAGTCAATCTCTGCGCCTTCAGAAAAGGTTCAGAACATGTTAATGATTTAAGTTCCGTCCTTTAAAGAGATGCTGAATGTGTTTGTACGCCCAAGAAAATCCAACAAGGCCGAATTCTCACTCACCGTTCTCAATGATTGCTTGAGAGCGAGAAAACCTCCCGTGAATAGCTGTCATGTGCAGGGGAGTCTTTCCATCTTTACTCTGAAGCAAAACCCAGACAATAAAGTCACTGTTTAATTAGAACTAAAGAGGGGGATTTTATTGACATCCGGTGCTGCGACGCTACATCGGGCTTAAAAATGTTTCCTCTATGACAACTTTTTTTCTGACCTTGATGTTGACGTCAGCCCCGTTGCACACTAGGAGCTCCAGACACAGGGCTCCGTGGCGTGAAGCGGCGGTAAAATGCAGCGGTGCGAAGCCTTTCTCGTTCAATTGGTTAACGTTGGCGCCGCATTCAATAAGTTCGTTCACCACCACGTCCTGCCCATTGTAGCAGGCCACGTGGAGGGGTGTGTTGCCGTATGCATTGGGCTCATTGATCTAGACAATCGAGATGAGACAATGTTTCCccatcaaaaacagaaacttgACTTTTGGAAAGCAATAATTTCAACCGTGGATAATTACATATGGTTATGTAATACCTCCTTAAATCTTACAGTGTTATGAGCCGATAATACTGTAGGTGGAACTTACATCCACCCCCAAGTCCAGGAGGTATTTGACAATGCTGATCATTCCGCTAGAGGCTGCTGCATGTAGGGGGGTGTAGGATTTCTTATCCTTGCAAGCCACCTCGGCGCCATGCGAtgccagcagcttcaccacttCGATGTGCCCTGTAGAttcaaaacaacaggaaaaggaGACAAACCCAATTACAATAATATGCTACTAAGCTTCAGCTTTAGTTGTTGCAGAACAGTGTGTCACTAATTGCTTTAATGTCTTCAAACATAAAGGCACAGAAATGATAATTTAATATTAAATCCCCCAACTGATTTACCCATGTAAGCAGCCCAGTGGATCGCGCGACGGTCCCTCTTGTCAAAGGCATTGATGTTTGCTCCTCTAGAGAGCAAAAGTCTCACCATCTAATCAGAGCAAAGAGACAAGAATACAGTCAGGAAATTAGTTAAAGTCTGATCAGAAACCCATGTGAAGACACTGTATATGTAGAAGCAATAATACCAGAATTTGACTTCATTTTATTCAGAAATTAAGCAGGAAATCCATGGTGTCCTCAGAGTTCTTTTACGCTTATAATGAGAATTTAACACGTTTTCACCTGTTTGAATTTCACTGAATAATCAGCAGGCTGTATGGTTTTCATTATTTGCCTACACGATAGCACATTTCCACAGCATTTCCATTAAACACGCATTTGTTTGGATGCATTTACATACGAGTGTAAAAAACAGGGACATGTGGTGTGCACACGTCATTTTGGAGTGGCTGAGTACCATTCCAAAACCTACTGTCACAATGGAGAAAAACAGGACTGGTTCAACCGCTATCATTTGCAGATTTTTATCATTCAGGATTTTACAGGAAACGTGCTTTCCAGTCTTCAGCTGGCCTGAACCGCAGCACACAGCACAATGACCATtgtgtttattcattcatgaagcacacacaaacacttccttTGAATAAGCGGAAGGTTTAAGAGCTTACATTAACAGCAAGGTGAACGACT
The DNA window shown above is from Takifugu flavidus isolate HTHZ2018 chromosome 10, ASM371156v2, whole genome shotgun sequence and carries:
- the ankrd28b gene encoding serine/threonine-protein phosphatase 6 regulatory ankyrin repeat subunit A encodes the protein MVVLKIRDQPALLKAIFNVDPDEVRSLIFKKEDVNAQDNEKRTPLHAAAYLGDAEIIELLILSGARVNAKDNKWLTPLHRAVASCSEEAVQVLLKHSADVNARDKNWQTPLHIAAANKAVRCAEALVPQLSNVNVSDRAGRTALHHAAFSGHLEMVRLLLSRGANINAFDKRDRRAIHWAAYMGHIEVVKLLASHGAEVACKDKKSYTPLHAAASSGMISIVKYLLDLGVDINEPNAYGNTPLHVACYNGQDVVVNELIECGANVNQLNEKGFAPLHFTAASRHGALCLELLVCNGADVNIKSKDGKTPLHMTAIHGRFSRSQAIIENGAEIDCEDKNGNTPLHIAARYGHELLINTLITNGADTAKRGVHGMFPLHLAALSGFSDCCRKLLSSGFDIDTPDDFGRTCLHAAAAGGNLECLNLLLNTGADFNRKDSFGRTPLHYAAANCNYQCLFALVGSGASVNDLDERGCSPLHYAAASDTDGKCLEYLLRNDANPGIRDNQGYNAVHYASAYGHRLCLELIASETPLDVLMETSGTDILNDSDVRAPVSPLHLAAYHGHHHAMEVLVQSLLDLDVRNSQGCTPLDLAAFKGHVECVDVLINQGASILVKDFNLKRTPIHAAATNGHSECLRLLIGNADLQSAVDVQDGNGQTPLMLSVLSGHSDCVYSLLNKGASVEAKDKWGRTALHRGAVTGHEECVEALLQHSANFVAQDCKGRTPIHLAAACGHIGVLGGLLHAAQSLETLPVLTDSQGYTPLHWACYNGHDTCVEVLLEHEVFHKAEGNTFSPLHCAVIHDNEGAAEMLIDTLGPAIVNAKDGKNRTPLHAAAFTDHVECLQLLLSHNAQVNGVDAAGKTPLMMAAQNGQTNAVELLVSSAKADLTLQDTAKNTALHLACSKGHETSALLILEKIADRNLINATNAALQTPLHVAARNGLTVVVQELLAKGASVLAVDENGYTPALACAPNKDVADCLALILATMMPVSPCTTAPTLSFNAINHYTTSPPKSVTFDSLPVLRGEHSSYCSFNNISHHDGIYKDEELNDSDSETY